A stretch of DNA from Halanaerobiaceae bacterium ANBcell28:
TTTGTATTACCCACTTTGGCAGAAGGTTGTTGTAATGCAATAATTGAAGCTATGGCTTGTGGTCTGCCTATAATATCTTCTAATCTTTCTTTTAATGACGATATATTGGATGAATCTAATTCTATTAGAATAAATAGTAATAGTATTGAACAAATAGCAAGTGCGATACAATACTTAAGAGATAATGAAAATGAACTCAAAAAGATGTCCGAGGCCTCTTTGTTGAAAGCAAAGGAGCTTGATATAAAGAACAGAGTTCGAAAAATTATTAATTTTTTGAACAGTACTATTGATAATCAGTTTAGTTAGGATATAAATATTGTTATTAATAAGTGATTATTATAATAAAAAATAAAAGAGGTATAAAAATGAGAAAAACTTCAACATTAATAATTGGCAGTTATTTGTTCTTTCTTTCTTGGGATGCCTTTTTTTTGCTGTATCTAGGGATACCAATTTCTGTGTCATTTATATTTCTTTCCATTTCGTCATTGTGCTATATAAAGGCAAATAAGAAATTTGAATTAATAATCCAAATTCCATATTTTTTAAACCCGATCATTCTTTTAATAGTATTTGCTACTTTATCATTAATTTGGACTAATAATCGTTTAGACGGTTTTTATAGAATTATTATTTTATGGAGTTATCTATTCACAGCAGTATATATAAATAGCATGGTGAAAATATGTAAACTTTCAATTTATAAGTTAATATGGTGTTATATAATTGGAGTGTTGAGTGTGGGTTTGTTTTCTTTAATTCAAGTAGGATTTGAAATGCGTAGGTTTTCAATTGTTGGTGGTTTAAATCCTACTTGGTATGCTGCTCAACTAGTTTGGTCAATAATTGCTAGTTATAGTGTCTATTTAAGGTCAAACTTGCTTGGTAAGATATTCTTACTAATTAATGTAGTCATTGTAATTTTTTTATTAATATTAACACAAGGAAGAAATTCAATCATGGCACTAAGTACTTCATTTTTCATTAGTATTATTATCTCTCAATTGAAAAATATTGATTTTAAAACACTAGTTTTCAAAAGGAAAAAACATATTATAATTAAATATATTAAGATATTGGTAATATGTTTTTTTATTATTGGGGTTTTAAGTTTAATTTTAATGGAAACAGGGGTATATGATAATTTAGATAGAATTTTACAAACATCGGAGCTTATATCTGGTGATCGAGATGTAGCGACAGCAGGTAGAACAACAATATGGAATAATTATCAACATTTATTATTAAGAAATTTTATTGTTGGCAGAGGAGTTAGATCTTCCAATATTCTATACGAACAGTTATATAATGTTAGAATTCCAGCGCATAATAATTTTATTACTATATTGGTAGAGTATGGCAGCATAGGATTAATGTTAATTATTACATTCCATTTATATTCTTTTAAATTAGCTTTTGGAAGGTATGAATTTATATTTTCTGTATGTTGGATTTCATTAGCATTATTATTTATAGGATTGGGAAATGACGTTATTTATTATAAGTATTGGTGGACAGGTATTATTATATTTATTCTGATTTTAAATATAGAAAGAAGCAACAAAGCTAATTCAATCAATTCTTGAATATAAAAGGTGTGAGTTTATAATATTTTAGGGGGAACAAAAGTATGTTAATAGAGATAATAGGTCTTCCTGGTTCAGGTAAAAGTACATTACTTAAAAAGTTAATGAATGATCCTGATTTAAAGAGCTTTAGTACTTGGCAAGAGGTGAGAGTGAAAGCTATTCGTGATTATATGATTAATGAGGGCATAGAACTTAGTAATTTTATTAAATTGATATTTCTTATACCTATTTTAAATAATTATCTTTCTCGTATTTTGTTTCAATTCAAAATAAAATATTCGCATCATGCTTATAAGGGTTTTTGGGGTTATTTTAGTGAGGCTGTTATTATGGGAATATTAAGCAAAAAAAGTATGTCGCCTGAGCAAATCCCTTATTATATAAATTGGGAGCTAGAGAAGATTATAAGAGCTCAGATAATAAGATACTATTGTGATAATACGGGTGAAAATGTAATTCTTGATGAAGGTCAAGTAACATCGATTGTTACGTTGGATTTTAATCCAAACTTGTTTAATAAAAGTACGTTACCAGATGCTATATTATTTTTAAAAAACAACCCTAAAATTGCTTTAAACGGTATATTAGAACGTAAGGAAAAAGGCATAATAAATCTATCTAAAAGGAATAAAAACGAAAAGGAGATTTTATACTCACTAACTGAAAAATATAAACGTTATAATAGCTCTGTTGAGTACCTTAAAAATATAGGTGTACCAATTATTGAATATCATCGAAATGATTCTTATGAGATATTAAAACAAAATATTAACGAGGTTTTAAAAAATATGAGTTAAGGGATACATAATTAATATTTGATTTAAGCAAAACTGGCGTTTGGTATCTAATACAATATAGTGTGGTAAATATCCTCATATATGTTAATTAAGTGTTGTTTGAAGTATATGACATTAAATTACAGATTTTATATACTGAGTGGCCTTAAAGGGAATAGTATTGTGAAATAATGATACATAGCTTATTAAAAGGAGTAAAATATGAGTGATTTTAAGATTAAAATAATAAAAAGTGTTAAGTGGAATAGTATTAATACTCTTTTAACTACTATTATAAGTCCGTTAACTTTAGTTATTTTAGCAAGATTACTATCACCGATAGAGTTTGGATATATATCCATCATTACCATAATATTAGGTATTTCTAAAACAATCTCAGAAATGGGTTTTTCTCAAGGAATTATCAAAGAAGAGGAAATCTGTTCAAAGGATTTAAGCTCTATTTTTTGGTTTGAAGTCTTTCTTGGATTTTTTGTTTTCTCAATTGTATTTTTTTCTTCGGGAATTATTGCAGGCTTTTTCAATGAAGTAGAACTGACATACTTGATTAGATATACTGCTTTAGTCTTTCTTATAGAGCCATTTTCTCTTGTTTTTAAAGCTTTACTGGAGAAAGAGATAAAGTACAAACAGTTACAAATTGCTAATATAGTAAGGCTTATAATTACTAATGGAATAAAAATAGCACTTGCAATTTTAGGTTTTGGGGCATTTAGTGTGGTTTATGCTAATATAATAGCTGCTTTCTTTTTTGCGACAGCTCTTTTTACCATGTTTACTAAGAATAAATTATGGTTACCAGAGCTGTGTTTTTCAATAGAGAGGGTAAAACCTTACCTAAAATTCGGTATATTTATATCGGCTAAGTCTATACTTCATACTTTTTCAAAAAGAATAGATGAGATACTTATTGGTAGAGTTCTCGGGAGTGAACTGTTAGGACTTTATTATTTTGCAAAAAATATAATAACCAGATTGTATATTTTAATTAGTAATCCTATTTCCCAGCTTGCTTTTCCTTTGCTGGCAAAATACAGAAGTGATCAGATTCGTTTTAAAGATGTATTTATCAAAATCACTGGATATTTAGCTGCAATTGGGATTCCTGCCTTTGTTGGGGTAGCTTTAACTTCCCAATATTTTGTGCCTTTGGTTTTTGGAGATATTTGGATAGAAGCAACTCCGATACTGGTAATATTATCTGCCTGGGGTGCAGTAAAAAGTATTGAACACAATATGCCGTCTAGAGCATTATATTGTTTTGGTAAATCTGATTACGTCTTTTATTTATCGTTTCTTGACTTAATTATTAGACTACTCATTATGTTTATGGCAGCTTTACACAGTATAGAGCTAATGGCATTTACCTTTTTTGCTGTTGAATTTTTAAAATACATTGCCTGGATAATAATATTGAAAAGACTTTCTTCTATAACGCTTCTATCTATTTGGCAAAAAGTCAATAGGTACATTCTATATTCGTTATTTATGGCAATATTTCTTTATATTTTTTCAATCAATATATATATCACTAATTTAGTGAATCTTATTATTAACATATTGATGGGTATTATGATCTATCTAATATGCTTTTATATATTTTCAAGAAAAGATTTTCAAGACATTATGGGCAATATAGTTTTATTAAAATAGAGAAATTTAAAATGATACTGGTGAGATAGCATATTGAATTTTTAGGCTATTCTGAAGTTAGATAATTACAATAATGACCTATATTATTAAGTCTTTTGCGGCAAAATACTAATATTTTAAATATATACTTTGTCAATAATAAGAGGTGATGAAAGGCTGGGTGACTGTTTAAAGGTAATATATAT
This window harbors:
- a CDS encoding O-antigen ligase family protein: MGLFSLIQVGFEMRRFSIVGGLNPTWYAAQLVWSIIASYSVYLRSNLLGKIFLLINVVIVIFLLILTQGRNSIMALSTSFFISIIISQLKNIDFKTLVFKRKKHIIIKYIKILVICFFIIGVLSLILMETGVYDNLDRILQTSELISGDRDVATAGRTTIWNNYQHLLLRNFIVGRGVRSSNILYEQLYNVRIPAHNNFITILVEYGSIGLMLIITFHLYSFKLAFGRYEFIFSVCWISLALLFIGLGNDVIYYKYWWTGIIIFILILNIERSNKANSINS
- a CDS encoding MOP flippase family protein, with amino-acid sequence MSDFKIKIIKSVKWNSINTLLTTIISPLTLVILARLLSPIEFGYISIITIILGISKTISEMGFSQGIIKEEEICSKDLSSIFWFEVFLGFFVFSIVFFSSGIIAGFFNEVELTYLIRYTALVFLIEPFSLVFKALLEKEIKYKQLQIANIVRLIITNGIKIALAILGFGAFSVVYANIIAAFFFATALFTMFTKNKLWLPELCFSIERVKPYLKFGIFISAKSILHTFSKRIDEILIGRVLGSELLGLYYFAKNIITRLYILISNPISQLAFPLLAKYRSDQIRFKDVFIKITGYLAAIGIPAFVGVALTSQYFVPLVFGDIWIEATPILVILSAWGAVKSIEHNMPSRALYCFGKSDYVFYLSFLDLIIRLLIMFMAALHSIELMAFTFFAVEFLKYIAWIIILKRLSSITLLSIWQKVNRYILYSLFMAIFLYIFSINIYITNLVNLIINILMGIMIYLICFYIFSRKDFQDIMGNIVLLK